A genomic stretch from Meriones unguiculatus strain TT.TT164.6M chromosome 15, Bangor_MerUng_6.1, whole genome shotgun sequence includes:
- the Tyw5 gene encoding tRNA wybutosine-synthesizing protein 5 isoform X2 yields MHKEFFISEDEKYYLRSLGEDPRKDVADIRQQFPSLGEDIKFPIFFKEEQFFSSVFRISSPGLQLWTHYDVMDNFLLQVTGKKRVTLFNPQDAHYLYLSGSKSEVLNIDSPDLDKYPLFPKARRYECSLEAGDVLFIPALWFHNVISEEFGVGVNIFWKHLPSEYYDKTDTYGNKDPVAASRAMQILDRALKTLAELPDEYKDFYARQMVLRIQDKAYSKNSE; encoded by the exons GATGAGAAATACTACTTACGGTCACTTGGAGAAGACCCGAGGAAG GATGTTGCAGATATCAGACAACAGTTTCCATCATTAGGAGAAGATATTAAGTTTCCAATATTCTTCAAAGAGGAGCAGTTCTTTTCCAGTGTATTTCGAATTAGTTCACCTGGATTGCAACTCTGGACTCACTATGAT GTAATGGATAACTTTTTACTGCAAGTGACAGGAAAGAAGCGAGTTACACTGTTTAATCCTCAAGATGCacattatttatatttatcag GTTCTAAATCAGAAGTGCTGAATATCGACAGCCCAGACCTGGATAAGTACCCGCTCTTTCCCAAGGCGAGGAGGTACGAGTGCTCCCTTGAAGCTGGAGATGTTCTGTTCATCCCTG CTTTATGGTTCCATAATGTAATTTCTGAAGAGTTTGGAGTGGGAGTGAATATCTTTTGGAAGCACCTTCCATCGGAATACTATGACAAAACAGATACCTATGGCAACAAAGATCCTGTAGCAGCATCCAGAGCTATGCAGATCTTGGACAGAGCTTTGAAAACACTGGCTGAATTACCAGATGAATACAAGGACTTCTATGCACGCCAAATGGTCTTACGTATTCAAGACAAAGCCTACAGCAAGAACTCTGAGTAA